The following are encoded together in the Corynebacterium jeikeium genome:
- a CDS encoding alpha/beta hydrolase yields the protein MASSAPTPSGPQSSAAALVNRGEPMRTPAPFAGKPVDSGLQIGAVPAKAGALMNTVPLDPSVGLTAAGQQFRFSYSTTNQHGAVAPSTGAVFFPKGKAPAGGWPVLAWAHGTVGLADQCTPSMNPRSQRDQDYLNHWLNQGYAIVASDYAGMGTEGLMSYLNGKSTAANVVDSVIAAQDLPAVKQGGQKLSRNWAVIGQSQGGGAALHVALRATERSQQANLNFLGTVATGAPAYVEEIVLAGSPTFPPVPLPAGLNTYAMYIVAAFREANPNVDVDSALTDEGKRMVKAAEDSCYPELSAAVKGTNVARAFSKPLREVPGLEPALRAFMQTPATGYDKPVFLGHGLMDMDVPTPIGIILNTDMWINQFIGDMRSRNQRVEVHWYPTDHGGTVPASQVHSTPFLADLFRNA from the coding sequence GTGGCCTCCTCTGCGCCAACGCCTTCCGGACCGCAGTCGAGCGCTGCCGCGTTGGTCAACCGCGGCGAGCCGATGCGCACTCCAGCTCCGTTCGCCGGCAAACCGGTGGATAGTGGGCTACAGATCGGCGCGGTTCCCGCTAAGGCAGGGGCGCTAATGAACACGGTCCCTCTCGATCCGTCTGTAGGTTTGACCGCTGCTGGCCAGCAGTTCCGTTTCAGCTACTCGACCACCAACCAGCATGGGGCAGTGGCGCCTTCCACCGGTGCCGTGTTCTTCCCGAAGGGCAAGGCTCCGGCTGGCGGTTGGCCGGTGCTGGCGTGGGCACATGGGACGGTGGGCCTGGCGGATCAGTGCACCCCATCTATGAATCCGCGCTCCCAGCGGGATCAGGATTATCTGAACCATTGGCTCAACCAGGGTTATGCGATCGTCGCCAGTGACTATGCGGGCATGGGCACCGAGGGGCTCATGAGCTACCTCAACGGCAAGTCCACCGCAGCTAACGTGGTGGACTCCGTGATCGCCGCACAGGACCTGCCTGCAGTGAAGCAGGGGGGCCAGAAGCTCTCCCGCAACTGGGCGGTTATTGGCCAGTCCCAGGGCGGCGGAGCGGCCTTGCACGTCGCTCTGCGAGCCACGGAGCGGAGCCAGCAGGCGAATCTGAACTTCCTGGGCACGGTAGCCACGGGCGCGCCAGCCTATGTTGAAGAGATCGTGTTGGCGGGCAGCCCGACCTTCCCACCTGTGCCTTTGCCCGCCGGGCTGAACACTTACGCGATGTATATCGTTGCAGCGTTCCGGGAAGCCAACCCGAACGTCGATGTCGATTCCGCTCTGACCGACGAGGGTAAGCGCATGGTGAAGGCCGCCGAGGATTCTTGTTATCCGGAGCTTTCGGCGGCAGTGAAGGGCACCAATGTCGCGCGGGCGTTTTCCAAACCACTCCGCGAGGTGCCGGGCCTGGAACCCGCGCTGCGCGCGTTCATGCAAACTCCTGCGACCGGCTACGATAAGCCGGTTTTCCTGGGGCACGGTCTCATGGACATGGACGTTCCCACCCCTATCGGCATCATTTTGAACACGGACATGTGGATCAACCAATTCATCGGGGATATGCGTAGCCGCAACCAGCGGGTAGAGGTTCACTGGTACCCCACCGACCACGGCGGGACCGTCCCTGCCTCGCAGGTGCACTCCACCCCGTTTTTGGCTGACCTGTTCCGCAACGCTTAG
- a CDS encoding Rv3654c family TadE-like protein, with amino-acid sequence MSTVYGAMITLGVLSVVSLLAIGSAMLGHKEQASTAADLAALSAAMVVQTGEGEPCDTARSIAGANGADVESCEVNGEFVTVDVTTRMGSNSRILPQKAQAIAGPAE; translated from the coding sequence ATGAGCACCGTCTATGGGGCGATGATCACGCTCGGCGTCCTGTCGGTGGTTTCCCTGTTGGCTATCGGCAGCGCCATGCTGGGTCACAAGGAGCAGGCCAGCACGGCCGCGGACCTGGCTGCGCTATCGGCGGCGATGGTTGTGCAGACGGGCGAGGGCGAGCCGTGCGATACGGCGCGAAGCATCGCCGGCGCCAACGGTGCCGACGTGGAAAGCTGCGAGGTCAACGGGGAGTTCGTGACGGTGGACGTGACCACCCGCATGGGCTCCAACTCGCGCATCCTCCCGCAGAAGGCGCAGGCCATCGCCGGGCCCGCGGAGTAG
- a CDS encoding DUF4244 domain-containing protein yields the protein MTTPTMTAPLTPTPTALPSAVMPVQVKAAPVKTDPSTGISEETHSELHPIARWWNQIIGAIYSRYTDERGMSTIEYALGCVAAAALGALLYTVVTSDTVEQALSGIFEKALNTK from the coding sequence ATGACCACTCCAACCATGACCGCTCCACTTACCCCCACGCCAACCGCTCTTCCATCGGCCGTGATGCCGGTGCAGGTCAAGGCCGCGCCGGTCAAGACGGATCCGAGCACGGGAATCTCAGAAGAAACACATTCTGAACTGCACCCTATCGCTCGTTGGTGGAACCAGATTATCGGTGCTATCTATAGTCGCTACACCGATGAACGCGGCATGTCCACTATTGAATATGCCCTCGGTTGCGTGGCGGCAGCTGCTCTCGGAGCACTGCTGTACACCGTCGTAACCTCGGACACCGTGGAACAGGCGCTGAGCGGAATCTTCGAGAAGGCACTGAACACGAAGTAG